The Achromobacter spanius genome includes the window GCACTCGCGGTTGTTCTCCATGGTGAGCTTCCAGTTGCAGTCTTCAATGATGTCGATCTGCGCGGCAACCTTGCAGTCGCGTATCTGGTGCGGCCGCAGGTAGGGTTCGACCTGCTCTCGCATCACCGCGAAGTCGTCCGGTGCGTTCGGATCCAGGCAGATGAAGATCAGGCCGCTCAGGCTCTCGACCCGCACGGGCTTCAGGCTGTAGAGGCTCTTGTCGAACCCGTCGCCCATGTGCTCGGCGTAGGCCAGCTTGCCGTTCAGTGTGTAGGTCCATTGATGGTAGGAACACACCAGGTTGCCAACCGAACCCTGCGGCTGCACGCAAAGGCGCGCGCCCCGATGCCGGCATACGTTGTGGTACGCACGCACGTGCCCGTCGTCGTCGCGAACCAGCACAACGGACTGCCGTCCCACCTCCACCGCCAGATAGTCGCCGGGTTCAGGAATGTCTGGTTCGACGGCCACGAATATCCAGTGGCGCCCGAATATCTCTTCCATGTCCACATCGAAGATGGCTGGACTCAGGTAGAAATCGGCCTCAAGGCTGTAGCCCTGGCGGCGCCGGGCGATCATCGCGCGGACCGAGTCGTCTACAGGCTGGCGAACCACGGGAATCTGCTTGATGAAGCTCATTGATCCACCTCAGTAATCGATCAGGCTGTGGGTGCGCAGATAGGCGATGACCGCCTGCGCCTTCTCAAGAGGGCTGCCGTCGGTGATGACGGCCCCGCCTCGGCTTTCCATCGTGATGGCGGCCAACAGCCGAGCGTGGCCCGACCGCGATTCGCGCGCAGCCAGCTTGCGCGGGCGCCCGTAAGCCGCTTCGATCCGCAGCGCGGCGAGCGGGGCGGCCACCGCCCTGGGCTCGCGCGCCACAATCTGGCCGGCGCGCTGCCGTGCATAAACGTGGCGCACGTCCAGCGCGGCCAGGGGATGCACGGCCAGCACCGCCGGCAGCGTGGCGGCGACTTCACGCCGTTTTCCTTTGGGCAGCCATTGCTGCGTGACGACGCTGCCCGCGTCTATATCCGCCGACAAGACGGCGGGCAACAGCGGCCTATGCAGCGCCTGCGCCAGCAGATAAGGCAGCAGGCCACTGCCCGCGCCGCTTTCCGCCCGCGTGCCGCACAGCACCAGGTCGTAGTCGCGCACGTGCTCGGCCAGGGCTTGCAGCACGTCGCGGCCAGGGGCAACGTCAATCGCCTCGATCACGGCCGCGCCCAGTGCCAGATAGTCGCGCAGCGCCGGGGCGGCGGGGTCGCCCGCGTGGACCACATCCACGTCACCGTCCGCGAGCATCCGCGCCAATGCCAGTGCAAGCGCATCATTGCGGCTTGAGCGCGCCACCCCGCTGACGGGGTGTTCGCCCACCGAGACCAGCACCACGATGCGCGGCTTAGTCATGGCTGGCCTCGGGGTTGCGACGGGCGGCACGCGCCTGCCTGACTTCGGTCAACAGCGCCTCGGCCACCCGTTTGGTGTCGTCGATGATGCTTAGATCGGCGCGCCGGACCAGCGGCGCGCTGGCGTCCAGGTTGACCGCGATGACGTGGCGGCAGTCTTTGATGCCTTGCAGATGCTGCACCGCGCCCGAGATGCCGAATGCCAGGTATGCGCTGGCGCTGACCGTCTTGCCCGTGGCGCCGATCTGCTGGCCACGAGAGAAGCGCCCGTCGTCAACAGCGACCCGGCTGGCGCCCACCGCTGCGCCCAATGCGTCGGCCAAGGCCTGGAAGCCGGACAAGTCGCGCACGCCATTGCCCGCCGACACGATCAGGTCGGCCTCTTCCAGGCCCACTTCCGTTGCGGGTAGCGTGCGGGTGCCCTGATCGCGGTAGGCCGAGTTCATCGGCAGCGGCATGACGCGCGCGCTCTCGCCCTGCCCGACGAAGGGCAGACGGTCATCGATGGCGTCCGGCGCCAGCAGCACGATGCGCGGCAAGGCCTGGCGCGCCCGGCGCAGGCCCGCCCGCAGATAGGGGCTGGCCACGCTATCGGCGCTCAGTTCCAGCACATGGGCCGCCGCCGTATCGCCCGTGGCTGCCGCCAGGCGCCGGCCCAGGTCGCCGTCGGGCAGGCCGTTGTCAGGCAGGAAGACATGCAGCGGGCGATCACGCTCGATCAGCGTCATCAAGATGGCCAGTTCGGCATCAGGCGCATAGGCGGGCGGCGCGGTGATGACGGTGAGGCGGTCCGCGCCCAGTGCCCCGGCATCGCCGTCGAATTCGCCGAAAACCAGCAAATGCACGAAGGTGTCTTGCTCGGCAAGCAGGGCGGCGGCGGCCACGGCCTGACGCGCGTGCGGGTCCAGTTGGCCACGGTCGCTGTGCGCCACGGCGAGCATGCAGCGCCGTGCCTCGGCGGCACGCAAGGGCTTTTGCGCGGTCCTTTCCTGCAAGTCCGGGCCCGATGAAGGGCTGCCTTCGCCCAGCACGATGCGCCGGATTCCCCCTTCCGCTACGGTGTGGGGCCTGCGCGGATCGACTCTGCGTATGCGATGCATCATGCCTCCAAGGCGTCGGCCACCAGTTCCGCGATATCGCGCACGTCCGGCCTTGGCCCGACCACGCCTTCCAGCATGGCCGTGCAGTTTGGGCAGGCGACCACCACCCGGTGTGCGCCCACGTCGCGAGCGTCCTGGATGCGGATGTCGGGAATGCGCCGTTCGCCCGGAATATCCGTCAACGCGGCCCCGCCACCACCGCCGCAGCAGCGCCCATTCAAGCCGTGACGTGTCATTTCGTTGAGCGTCAGGCCCAAGTGGCGCAAGAGCTCACGCGGCGCCTCGGTCTCGCCGTTGTAGCGGCCCAGATAACAGGGGTCGTGATAGGTCAGGGGCGCGGGGTTGTCGGCCGGCTTCAGCCGCAAGCGGCCCGTGCCCGCCAATTGCGCCAGCAGGCTGGTGTGGTGCAGTACGTGGTAATGGCCGCCCAGCGCGGGATATTCATTGCGCAGGCTGTGCAGGATGTGCGGGTCGGCCGTGACGATGCGCTTGAACGTCAGGTGCGACAAGGTGCGTATGAGTCGGGTGGCCAGCAATTGGAACGTGGCTTCATCACCCAGACGTCGGGCGACGTCGCCGGTGTCGGTCTCGCAAGCCCCCAGCACGGCAAAGTCCACCCCGCCCGCCCGCATCGCCTTGACCAGCGCCCTCAGGCTGCGCTGGTAGCGCAAGCCGAATGCGCCCTCTCCGGCAATCAGCAACACGTCCACGGGTTTTCCGGGCTGGGCCTCCGGCACATTCAAGTCCACCGCCCAGTGGTAGCGAGCGCCAAGGTCATAGCCCCCAGCCGAGCCGGTTTCGCGCAAATTGGCCAGCACCGCGGGCGCCGTGCCCGGCACCGCGCCGTGTTCAAGCGTCTGCTGGCGGCGCATGTCGATGACAGCGTCGACGTGCTCAATCAGCATTGGGCATTCGTGCACGCAGGCACGGCAGGTGGTGCAGGCCCACAGCGACTCGGCGGCGAGCAGCCCCGGCACGATGGCGCTATGAGCCCCGCCCTTGCGCTCGCCCACGGGCATGCCCGGCATGGGGCTGCCGGCGTAAGCGGCATCTGATCCCCCTGCCATGCCCACCACCATGTCCTGGATCAGCTTCTTGGGATTCAAGGGCTGGCCCGCCGCATACGCGGGGCAGGCGGCTTCGCATTTGCCACACTGCACGCAGGCATCAAAGCTCAGCAGTTGGTTCCAGGCGAAGGCCGCCGGCTTGCCCACGCCCAAGGGCGCGGATGCCGGGTCGGCAAGCAGCGGCAGCGGGCGCAAGGCCGCCTTCTGGCCGGGCGACGCGCGGCCGAATCGTTCTGGCCGGGGATGAAAAGCCAGATGCAGCAGGCCTGCCAGCGCGTGCTTCATCGGCCCCCCACGGGCCGCGCCCACCGTCAGTTCCCACGCACCCAGCGCCAGCAGCGCCACCGTGGCAACGCCCGCCGCGCCCGATAGCAACGGCGTCGACACCCCACCAAGCAAGAGCAGGCCCAACGCGAAGGCGCCGAGCATCCAGGGCAGACGGTTCCACACCCCGCGCGACAAGCGCGCTGGCGGCTTGCGACGCCGATGCCAGACGAACAGCAGGCCGCCCAGCATCACCAGCGCCGCCACGGCGATGGCATGGTCCAAGGCCGGAACGTACAACGCCAAGCCGTAGTTCACCGCCACCAGCGCCATGGCGGCCACGGCGGCGCCGGCCGTAGCCACGTGCGTGCGGGCGATATAAGGGTCGCGCGCCACCACGCGATGCAGGTCGACGAAATACCGCTTGGGCACGGCCAGCAGGTCGCGCCAGCGCACCGGTGCGGCACGGCCTACGCGCCATAGCGCGGCCCGACGCAAGCCACCCACGCCCAGACCCAGCAGAGACAGCCAGAACAGCACGGTAATGACGGTGGCGAACGGTTGCATGATCAGAAGTCCTTGCAAAGCCGCAATGCGTCGTAGATGGCCGCGTGGATGTTGTGCATCGACACGCAATCGCCCACGCGAAAAAGCAGGAATCGGCCATCGCCCAAGGGCTGGCCAAGCGCGGGTTGCGGGTCGGCCGCGTACAGCGCATGCACGTCGGTCTGCCCCATGTTGGCGGACTTGCGCTTGAGCATGCCGTACAGCGCGTCGTTGGGCGTGATGCCGTTTTCGATGACCACCTGATCCACCAGGCGTTCTTCGCGCTCTTCGGTGTATTCGTTGCGCAGTAGCGCGACTTTCTTGTCACCCTCGGCGCTGACACGCAGCAGCCAATGGTTGGGGGTGAACACAACCTGCCGCGCATACAGGCGGCGATAGAAGATCGGGAAAGTGGTGCCACCCACGTCGTCGGCCACCTTGGGGTCGGGCGTCACGATCTCTACCTGCGCGCCGCGGCTGGCCAGAAAGTCGGCCACGCCTGCCCCGGCGTGCGTGCTGACGCCGTCATAGACCAATACATTGCGAGCGGGCTCGACCGCGCCCGACAGGATGTCCCAGGAGCTGACGGCCAGCCCGCGTGCAACGCCCCAGTCCGGCTGTTCGTGCACGTGGCTCAAGCCGCCCGTGGCCAGCACCACGATATCGGGACGCTGCGCCAACACCATGTCCTCGGTGGCCAGCGCACCCAGCCGGCAGTCCACGCCCAGGCGTTTGAGTTCCAGCGCAAACCACCGCACGATGCCGTCCATCTGCTCGCGCTGGGGCGCTTTTGCCGCGAGCAGAATCTGGCCGCCGATGGCAGCGCCCCGCTCGAACAGCACCACGTCATGCCCGCGTTCGGCACAGACGCGCGCGGCCTCCATGCCTGCCGGGCCGGCGCCCACCACCACTATTTTTCGATGCGGCCCGCGCGAACGCGGAACCACGTGCGGCATGGTCTCTTCGCGGGCGGTCGCCGCGTTCTGGATGCACAGCACGTCCAGGCCGTCGTACTGCCGATCGATGCAGTAATTGGCGCCCACGCACTGCTTGATCTCGTCTTCGCGGTCGTCACGTATTTTCAGGACCAGGTGCGGGTCCGCAATGTGGGCGCGCGTCATGCCGACCAGGTCGGCGTGGCCCGCGGCCAGCAGGCGCTCGGCCTGCACCGCGTCGCGAATGCTTTGCGCGTGCATCACCGGTATTCGCACCACCGACTTGATGCCCGCCGCCAGATACGCAAAGGGTTCGGGCGGAAGCGCCATCGGCGGCATGCAATTGGCCAGCGAATTGTGCGTGTCCGCCCCCGACCCGATCACACCCAGGTAGTCGATCAGCCCCGTCTCGGCCATGGCTTGCGCAATCTCGCGCAAGGCTTCGTGGTCAAGGCCGTCGTCGTGGAATTCATCGCCGCACATGCGCAGGCCCACGCAGAAATCCGCGCCCACGGCTTCGCGGACGGCTTGCAACACATCCAGCCCAAAGCGCAGACGATTGCGCAAGCTGCCGCCATAGGCGTCGTTGCGGAAGTTGGTGCGGGGGCTCCAGAATTGGTCGATCAGATGCTGGTGCGCGGCTGATATCTCGATGCCGTCCATGCCCGCCTGCTGCACCCGCTTGGCGGCCGCGGCGAAGTCGCCGATGATGCGCCCGATCTCTTCCACTTCGATGGTCTTGGCGTTGCCCCGGTGCACAGGCTCGCGCACGCCGGACGGCGACAGCAGATGCGGCCAGTGTTCGCCATGCCAGGCCGAGCGCCTTCCCATATGCGTCGCCTGGATCATGACCTTCGCGCCATGGCGATGCATGGCGTCGCTGAGTT containing:
- a CDS encoding aromatic ring-hydroxylating oxygenase subunit alpha, with amino-acid sequence MSFIKQIPVVRQPVDDSVRAMIARRRQGYSLEADFYLSPAIFDVDMEEIFGRHWIFVAVEPDIPEPGDYLAVEVGRQSVVLVRDDDGHVRAYHNVCRHRGARLCVQPQGSVGNLVCSYHQWTYTLNGKLAYAEHMGDGFDKSLYSLKPVRVESLSGLIFICLDPNAPDDFAVMREQVEPYLRPHQIRDCKVAAQIDIIEDCNWKLTMENNRECYHCAVNHPELTVSLFEFGFGYQPSPANAEQMEHFDRISAERCQEWEAAGLPSAELEALDSCVTGYRVRRLPLDLAGESQTLDGNAASKKLLGGLSRRDLGGLSLWTQPNAWFHFMSDHVVAFSALPLGPEKTLVRTRWLVHKDAVENVDYHVDNLTAVWRATNAQDRALVELSQQGVRSPAYQPGPYSPYTESLVDKFCNWYVGRLAARYLD
- a CDS encoding electron transfer flavoprotein subunit alpha/FixB family protein, with protein sequence MHRIRRVDPRRPHTVAEGGIRRIVLGEGSPSSGPDLQERTAQKPLRAAEARRCMLAVAHSDRGQLDPHARQAVAAAALLAEQDTFVHLLVFGEFDGDAGALGADRLTVITAPPAYAPDAELAILMTLIERDRPLHVFLPDNGLPDGDLGRRLAAATGDTAAAHVLELSADSVASPYLRAGLRRARQALPRIVLLAPDAIDDRLPFVGQGESARVMPLPMNSAYRDQGTRTLPATEVGLEEADLIVSAGNGVRDLSGFQALADALGAAVGASRVAVDDGRFSRGQQIGATGKTVSASAYLAFGISGAVQHLQGIKDCRHVIAVNLDASAPLVRRADLSIIDDTKRVAEALLTEVRQARAARRNPEASHD
- a CDS encoding drug:proton antiporter — protein: MTKPRIVVLVSVGEHPVSGVARSSRNDALALALARMLADGDVDVVHAGDPAAPALRDYLALGAAVIEAIDVAPGRDVLQALAEHVRDYDLVLCGTRAESGAGSGLLPYLLAQALHRPLLPAVLSADIDAGSVVTQQWLPKGKRREVAATLPAVLAVHPLAALDVRHVYARQRAGQIVAREPRAVAAPLAALRIEAAYGRPRKLAARESRSGHARLLAAITMESRGGAVITDGSPLEKAQAVIAYLRTHSLIDY
- a CDS encoding (Fe-S)-binding protein; the protein is MQPFATVITVLFWLSLLGLGVGGLRRAALWRVGRAAPVRWRDLLAVPKRYFVDLHRVVARDPYIARTHVATAGAAVAAMALVAVNYGLALYVPALDHAIAVAALVMLGGLLFVWHRRRKPPARLSRGVWNRLPWMLGAFALGLLLLGGVSTPLLSGAAGVATVALLALGAWELTVGAARGGPMKHALAGLLHLAFHPRPERFGRASPGQKAALRPLPLLADPASAPLGVGKPAAFAWNQLLSFDACVQCGKCEAACPAYAAGQPLNPKKLIQDMVVGMAGGSDAAYAGSPMPGMPVGERKGGAHSAIVPGLLAAESLWACTTCRACVHECPMLIEHVDAVIDMRRQQTLEHGAVPGTAPAVLANLRETGSAGGYDLGARYHWAVDLNVPEAQPGKPVDVLLIAGEGAFGLRYQRSLRALVKAMRAGGVDFAVLGACETDTGDVARRLGDEATFQLLATRLIRTLSHLTFKRIVTADPHILHSLRNEYPALGGHYHVLHHTSLLAQLAGTGRLRLKPADNPAPLTYHDPCYLGRYNGETEAPRELLRHLGLTLNEMTRHGLNGRCCGGGGGAALTDIPGERRIPDIRIQDARDVGAHRVVVACPNCTAMLEGVVGPRPDVRDIAELVADALEA
- a CDS encoding NADH:flavin oxidoreductase; the encoded protein is MRYPHLFAPLTLNRLVLRNRIVSTAHAEVHAEPGGLPGDRYIAYYEEKAKGGLGLAICGGSSPVSQDSPQGWWRSVNLTTDRVIEPLAKLSDAMHRHGAKVMIQATHMGRRSAWHGEHWPHLLSPSGVREPVHRGNAKTIEVEEIGRIIGDFAAAAKRVQQAGMDGIEISAAHQHLIDQFWSPRTNFRNDAYGGSLRNRLRFGLDVLQAVREAVGADFCVGLRMCGDEFHDDGLDHEALREIAQAMAETGLIDYLGVIGSGADTHNSLANCMPPMALPPEPFAYLAAGIKSVVRIPVMHAQSIRDAVQAERLLAAGHADLVGMTRAHIADPHLVLKIRDDREDEIKQCVGANYCIDRQYDGLDVLCIQNAATAREETMPHVVPRSRGPHRKIVVVGAGPAGMEAARVCAERGHDVVLFERGAAIGGQILLAAKAPQREQMDGIVRWFALELKRLGVDCRLGALATEDMVLAQRPDIVVLATGGLSHVHEQPDWGVARGLAVSSWDILSGAVEPARNVLVYDGVSTHAGAGVADFLASRGAQVEIVTPDPKVADDVGGTTFPIFYRRLYARQVVFTPNHWLLRVSAEGDKKVALLRNEYTEEREERLVDQVVIENGITPNDALYGMLKRKSANMGQTDVHALYAADPQPALGQPLGDGRFLLFRVGDCVSMHNIHAAIYDALRLCKDF